AATCACCGGAACGGCCAGGTGGTCCTGCAGGCCCGCGCCCACGCCCGGCAGGTGTTGGCGAACCTGTAAGCCGTGTTTTTCCAGCTCGGCGCGCGGCCCCACGCCCGAGAGCATCAGCAGTTGCGGCGTCTGCACCGCGCCCGCCGCCAGGATCACGCCGCCTGCCGGGGCGTCCAGCGTGCGGCCCTGCCAGCGAAAGCGCACGCCCGCCGTCCTGGGACCGTCCCACAGCAGTTCCAGCATCTGCGCCCCGGTCAGGACCGTCAGGTTGGGATGACCGAGCACCGGTTTCAGGAAAGCCCGGAAGGCGCTGTAGCGTTCGCCGCGCAGGTGGTTGCTTTCCAGCAGGCCCGCGCCCTCCAGGGTGCCGTCGTTGAAGGTGGTTGCCTCGGGAACGTGCAGGGCCACCGCCGCCGCCGTCACGAAGGCCTCGCTCAGCGGGTGGGAGGCCGCCCGCGCCCCGACGGGCAATTCACCGTGGGTTCCACGCGTCTCGGAGGTCCCGCCGCGAAAGTTCTCCAGGCCCTTGAAGGCGGGCAGCACGTCCTCCCAGGTCCAGCCCTCGCCCCAGCCGTCGTAATCGCGTTTTGAGCCACGGATGTAGATGGTGGCGTTGATGGCGCTGCTGCCGCCCAGCACCTTGCCGCGCGGCCAGTAGAACCGTCGGCCATCGGCGCAGGCCTGGGGCACCGTCTGGAAGTTCCAGTCCACCGCCGAGCGAAACAGGCGCGGAAAGCCCGCCGGAGCGCGGATGAAGGGATGGGTGTCGCGCCCCCCGGCCTCCAGCAGCAGCACCTGCAGTCCCGCGTCCAGCAGCCGCCGCGCCGCCACGCAGCCGCCCGATCCGGCCCCGACGATCACCACATCTGCCCGCCTTTCCCGTGTCTGAGCTGTCATTGCGCCGAGTATAGAGAGCCGCGCTTCCATTGACCTCAGGCCAGCAGGCGTTCGGTCAGGCCAGGCAGCAGCCGGTAGATGTTGACGCCGCATTCGCGGTCGAAGTCGGCCTTCAGGGTCAACTTGGCCCGCCATTTGTCGGGCGTGCGGGCGTTGAAGGTGTAGCGCAGGGCGATGTCCACCAGCCGCTCCTCGACGGTGCAAAAGCCCGCCGCCAGCCCCAGCATGTCGCACAGCTGAATCAATCGGTCCTCGTCGGTCTGCCGGGCGCTGGCGATCAGGTGGTCTAGTCGCCGCCACTCCTCCAGCGTGCCGTCCCACTCGCCCTGCAGGGTGTCCAGCTCAGGAATCACGAAGGCGTGCGTCAGGGCGATGCGGGCCGCGTCGGCATAGCCAAGTTCCATCAGGAAGTCGTGACCGTCCAGAATGTGGCGGTCCCGGTTCGGCCCGGTGCGCCGCCCGAGGTCATGCAGCAGGCCCAGCGTGTAGGCCCGCGCGGGATCAAGGCGGGGATGCGCCTGCGCGATGGAACGTGCCGCCAGGGCCACATGCCGGGAATGCTCCACCCACGCGCCGG
This genomic stretch from Deinococcus radiopugnans ATCC 19172 harbors:
- a CDS encoding GMC family oxidoreductase; this translates as MTAQTRERRADVVIVGAGSGGCVAARRLLDAGLQVLLLEAGGRDTHPFIRAPAGFPRLFRSAVDWNFQTVPQACADGRRFYWPRGKVLGGSSAINATIYIRGSKRDYDGWGEGWTWEDVLPAFKGLENFRGGTSETRGTHGELPVGARAASHPLSEAFVTAAAVALHVPEATTFNDGTLEGAGLLESNHLRGERYSAFRAFLKPVLGHPNLTVLTGAQMLELLWDGPRTAGVRFRWQGRTLDAPAGGVILAAGAVQTPQLLMLSGVGPRAELEKHGLQVRQHLPGVGAGLQDHLAVPVIFRSHTPSLEALPEALALARYLRDRSGPLSSNIAEAAAFAHARPGLDPQTDEPDLQYHFGPAYFRDHGFSKAAGHHFSVGPVLVDPHSRGRITLASADVADAPLIDPQYLSDERDLQSLITGVRLAREIADTPPLLAHRQGEALPGGGIRSDAAIAAHIRAESATLYHPVGTAALGEGPDSVVDRRLAVHGTQGLWVADASVMPRIIHANTNATAMMIGARAAEFVAQGL
- a CDS encoding HD domain-containing protein translates to MEPHLSLPDHQTAERLLQDAAALNPGAWVEHSRHVALAARSIAQAHPRLDPARAYTLGLLHDLGRRTGPNRDRHILDGHDFLMELGYADAARIALTHAFVIPELDTLQGEWDGTLEEWRRLDHLIASARQTDEDRLIQLCDMLGLAAGFCTVEERLVDIALRYTFNARTPDKWRAKLTLKADFDRECGVNIYRLLPGLTERLLA